The following are from one region of the Nicotiana tabacum cultivar K326 chromosome 3, ASM71507v2, whole genome shotgun sequence genome:
- the LOC107789314 gene encoding short-chain dehydrogenase virD-like: MRDQKVVLVTGCAKGGIGYEYCKAFAEQNCHVFASDIAPRMSDMLDLQADKIETLELDVASDTSVASAVNSIISQCGKIDILINNAGIGSTGPLAELPLDAFKKTYEINTLGQLRLIQQVVPHMASRRSGSIVNVGSVVGKVPTPWAGSYCASKAAIFSMSHTLRVELSPFNINVIIVVPGAIRSSFGNNSVERLQNYEWKLYKDFKEAIIERAKASQGGKSTDASVFARHVATKVLIPKPPKVIEFGHMTGLFSLLSWSPLWARDLFFSTRFKLNPKVFKV; this comes from the coding sequence ATGCGTGACCAAAAGGTTGTTCTAGTCACTGGCTGCGCCAAGGGTGGCATTGGTTATGAATATTGCAAGGCTTTTGCTGAGCAGAATTGCCATGTTTTTGCATCAGACATAGCTCCACGAATGTCTGATATGTTAGATCTACAAGCAGATAAAATTGAGACACTTGAGCTCGATGTTGCATCGGACACAAGCGTAGCATCCGCCGTGAATTCAATTATATCCCAATGTGGGAAAATAGATATCTTGATCAACAATGCTGGAATAGGCAGCACAGGCCCTTTAGCCGAGCTTCCTTTGGATGCATtcaaaaaaacttatgaaattaaCACGTTGGGGCAACTAAGGTTGATTCAACAAGTAGTCCCTCACATGGCATCGCGACGAAGTGGAAGTATAGTGAACGTAGGGAGTGTTGTTGGGAAAGTGCCAACACCTTGGGCGGGATCATATTGTGCTAGCAAGGCTGCAATTTTTTCTATGTCGCACACTTTAAGGGTTGAGTTAAGCCCGtttaatataaatgtaattatcgTGGTCCCGGGGGCTATAAGATCAAGTTTTGGGAACAATAGTGTGGAAAGATTGCAAAACTATGAGTGGAAACTTTACAAGGATTTTAAAGAAGCCATAATTGAGCGTGCAAAGGCCTCTCAAGGGGGTAAATCGACTGATGCGTCAGTTTTTGCAAGACATGTAGCAACAAAGGTCTTGATTCCAAAACCACCAAAGGTGATTGAATTTGGTCATATGACTGGACTTTTTTCTTTGCTTTCATGGTCCCCTCTTTGGGCAAGAGATCTGTTCTTTTCGACTAGATTCAAGTTGAATCCCAAGGTTTTTAAGGTGTAA